A DNA window from Streptococcus sp. LPB0220 contains the following coding sequences:
- a CDS encoding mechanosensitive ion channel family protein: MSQAFQRYFSKIDWTKIFDDLISKCISLIFVFLLFFIAKKVIHSLVKRILTPSFKYTVQDEARKKTILRLVESLLNYCLYFILIYWILSILGLPVSSLLAGAGIAGVAIGMGAQGFLSDLVNGFFILLERQLDVGDNVRLTNGSINIAGIVSSVGIRTTQVRDFDGTLHFVPNRNITVVSNLSRGDMRVLVDIPLDANTDLDKIYQVIAQVNQSQQDKHPEVLTGPTILGPQIEKNGRYSFRIAMTAQNGTQVTVYHTYYKLYHDALMEAGINLPTGNNGIM; encoded by the coding sequence ATGAGTCAAGCTTTCCAACGTTATTTCAGTAAAATAGACTGGACAAAGATTTTTGATGACCTAATTTCAAAATGCATCTCCCTGATTTTTGTCTTTCTCTTATTTTTTATCGCTAAAAAGGTCATCCATAGCCTGGTCAAGCGGATATTAACCCCTTCTTTTAAGTATACGGTGCAGGATGAAGCCCGTAAAAAAACCATTCTCCGTTTAGTAGAGAGTCTCTTGAACTACTGCTTGTATTTTATCTTGATCTACTGGATCTTGTCGATCCTGGGTCTTCCAGTCTCTAGTCTATTGGCTGGTGCTGGGATTGCTGGGGTGGCGATCGGTATGGGAGCCCAGGGCTTCCTTTCCGATTTGGTCAATGGTTTCTTTATCCTTTTAGAACGCCAGCTGGATGTGGGGGACAATGTCCGACTTACCAATGGTTCTATTAATATTGCCGGCATCGTTAGCAGTGTGGGAATTCGGACAACTCAAGTACGTGATTTTGACGGGACTCTCCACTTTGTCCCAAACCGCAATATCACTGTCGTCAGCAACCTCTCGCGTGGAGATATGCGCGTGCTGGTGGATATTCCACTAGATGCGAATACTGATCTTGACAAGATCTACCAGGTCATCGCTCAGGTCAACCAGTCTCAACAAGACAAACACCCAGAAGTGTTGACAGGTCCTACCATTTTAGGCCCACAGATTGAAAAAAATGGTCGCTACTCCTTCCGTATTGCGATGACCGCTCAAAATGGAACCCAGGTTACTGTTTACCATACTTACTATAAACTCTATCATGATGCCTTGATGGAAGCAGGAATCAACCTTCCAACAGGAAATAACGGAATCATGTAA
- the sstT gene encoding serine/threonine transporter SstT — translation MIHRLITTWNKTNLMKRIAIGIVLGVVLALVFPKATGIGLLGEFFVGGLRAIAPLLVFALVANALSQHQKGTETNMKKVIVLYLLGTFAAAFVAVLVNYIFPITITLTGKAAEGSSPNGIGEVISNLLLKIVDNPVNALQQANYIGILSWATVFGIAMREASEHSKDLLQTLADITSKIVEWIINLAPFGILGLVFTTIAGQGLSALSNYGILLVVLVGTMAFVALVINPLIVFFMIRKNPYPLVFKCLRVSGVTAFFTRSSAANIPVNMRLCEELGLNPDTYSVSIPLGSTINMAGAAVTINTLTLAAANTLGIQVDFGTALILSVVAAISACGASGVAGGSLLLIPVACSLFGITNDLAMQVVSVGFIIGVIQDSCETALNSSTDVLFTAIAEMSSWPKEKRY, via the coding sequence ATGATTCATCGACTGATTACCACTTGGAATAAAACCAACCTTATGAAAAGGATCGCAATCGGGATTGTACTTGGTGTCGTTCTAGCACTTGTATTTCCGAAAGCAACTGGGATTGGACTCCTGGGAGAGTTCTTCGTTGGAGGGCTCCGTGCCATCGCACCCCTTCTGGTCTTTGCGCTCGTCGCAAATGCTCTCTCCCAACACCAAAAAGGGACAGAGACCAATATGAAAAAGGTCATCGTCCTCTATCTCCTAGGAACCTTTGCAGCCGCCTTCGTCGCTGTTTTGGTCAATTACATCTTCCCCATCACCATTACCCTGACTGGAAAGGCCGCTGAAGGATCCTCTCCAAACGGGATTGGCGAAGTGATTAGTAACCTCTTGCTCAAGATCGTCGACAACCCGGTCAACGCCTTGCAGCAAGCCAACTACATTGGGATCCTTTCTTGGGCCACTGTGTTTGGAATTGCCATGAGAGAGGCGAGTGAACATAGTAAAGACCTCCTACAAACCCTAGCAGACATCACTTCAAAAATTGTCGAGTGGATTATCAACCTAGCTCCATTTGGGATCTTAGGTTTGGTCTTCACGACCATCGCTGGCCAAGGACTCAGTGCCCTTAGTAACTACGGGATTCTCTTGGTAGTATTGGTGGGAACGATGGCTTTTGTCGCTCTGGTCATCAATCCATTGATCGTCTTTTTCATGATCCGCAAAAATCCCTATCCCCTTGTTTTTAAATGCCTTCGCGTCAGTGGGGTGACCGCCTTCTTCACCAGAAGTTCTGCAGCCAACATCCCTGTCAACATGCGTCTCTGTGAAGAATTGGGGCTGAATCCAGATACCTACTCTGTTTCTATCCCTCTTGGATCGACCATTAACATGGCAGGTGCAGCGGTAACTATCAATACCTTAACCCTTGCAGCAGCCAATACTTTAGGGATTCAGGTTGACTTTGGAACAGCGCTTATCCTCAGTGTTGTGGCAGCCATCTCAGCCTGCGGGGCATCTGGAGTTGCGGGAGGATCTCTCCTTCTCATCCCTGTTGCTTGTAGCCTCTTTGGCATCACCAATGATTTGGCCATGCAAGTCGTCAGTGTCGGCTTTATCATCGGGGTCATTCAAGACTCTTGCGAAACAGCCCTCAACTCTTCGACAGATGTGCTCTTCACTGCCATCGCTGAAATGAGCAGCTGGCCAAAAGAAAAACGCTATTAA
- a CDS encoding alanine:cation symporter family protein: protein MQFFQQLDNLVWNAPLLLLLVMVGLGGFLKLYLVWVIADIVNGLMALPNLIALLALSPVIIKESKRYFKK from the coding sequence TTGCAGTTTTTTCAGCAACTCGATAATTTAGTATGGAATGCCCCGCTTTTGCTGCTCTTGGTTATGGTTGGACTAGGTGGTTTCCTTAAGCTGTATCTGGTCTGGGTCATTGCGGATATCGTCAATGGGCTCATGGCTCTACCCAACCTGATTGCGCTCTTGGCCCTCTCCCCAGTCATTATCAAAGAAAGTAAACGCTACTTTAAGAAATAA
- a CDS encoding C69 family dipeptidase has product MRKRESADSCTTILVGKNASYDGSTIVARTEDSQNGVFTPKKLIVVKPEDQPRHYKSILSSFEIDLPDNPVRYTAVPDAIPKDGIWGEAGINIYNVAMSETETITTNSRVLGADPLVESGIGEEDMLTLVLPYVKTAREGVLRLGKILEEYGTYESNGIAISDVNEIWWLETIGGHHWMARRVPDDAYVTNPNQLGSDYFEFGNPGEFLCDPDLENFVTEHHLILDQEGKGFNPRYAFGSQKDKDRHYNTPRAWAIQRFLNPEIEQDPRSFEIPWCQKPYRKVTIEDVKYVLSNHYQDTIYDPYGPEGDHVSQRTFRTIGINRTSQTAILQLRPNKPQETTGIQWISYGSMPYNTAVPFFTQVDTTPDYFANTTAKVTTDSFYWANRIIAGLADPHYAHHVGDLDDYQESTMAWGHARINKVDRALAAGETVDFEAENQAMSDQIQEATDQLLDKILLDASNLMTNHFSLSD; this is encoded by the coding sequence ATGCGTAAACGTGAAAGTGCAGATTCGTGTACAACGATTCTAGTCGGAAAAAATGCTAGCTATGATGGTTCGACCATTGTAGCACGAACAGAGGATTCTCAAAATGGCGTTTTTACGCCTAAGAAATTAATCGTGGTCAAACCAGAAGATCAACCGCGTCATTACAAGTCTATTTTATCATCTTTTGAAATCGACTTGCCAGATAATCCAGTTCGCTATACGGCGGTTCCAGATGCCATTCCTAAAGACGGGATCTGGGGAGAAGCTGGGATCAATATCTATAATGTCGCCATGAGTGAGACAGAGACCATTACGACCAATAGCCGTGTGCTAGGGGCCGATCCTCTTGTAGAGAGTGGCATCGGTGAGGAAGACATGCTGACCTTGGTCTTGCCTTATGTCAAGACTGCCCGCGAAGGGGTTTTGCGTCTCGGAAAGATTTTAGAAGAGTACGGAACCTATGAATCTAACGGGATTGCGATTTCAGATGTGAATGAAATCTGGTGGTTGGAAACCATCGGAGGTCACCACTGGATGGCGCGCCGTGTTCCAGATGATGCCTATGTGACCAACCCGAACCAACTGGGAAGTGATTATTTTGAATTTGGAAATCCAGGCGAGTTTCTCTGTGACCCAGATCTTGAAAATTTTGTCACAGAGCACCATTTGATTCTGGATCAAGAAGGAAAAGGTTTTAATCCACGCTATGCCTTTGGTAGCCAAAAAGACAAGGACCGTCACTACAATACACCGCGGGCTTGGGCCATCCAGCGTTTCCTTAATCCTGAAATTGAGCAGGATCCACGGAGCTTTGAGATTCCTTGGTGTCAAAAACCCTATCGCAAGGTGACGATTGAGGATGTGAAATATGTCTTGAGCAATCACTACCAAGATACCATCTACGATCCTTATGGACCGGAAGGAGATCACGTGAGTCAGAGGACTTTCCGAACAATTGGGATCAACCGGACCAGCCAGACAGCGATTCTGCAATTGCGTCCCAATAAACCACAAGAAACGACAGGCATCCAATGGATTTCTTATGGTTCGATGCCTTACAATACAGCCGTTCCTTTCTTTACCCAAGTGGATACAACGCCAGATTACTTTGCCAATACTACGGCTAAGGTGACAACGGATTCCTTCTACTGGGCTAACCGGATTATTGCAGGACTAGCAGATCCTCACTATGCCCACCATGTTGGGGATCTAGATGATTACCAAGAATCGACAATGGCCTGGGGACATGCACGTATCAATAAAGTTGATCGTGCCCTTGCAGCAGGTGAAACCGTCGATTTTGAGGCTGAAAACCAAGCCATGAGTGATCAGATTCAAGAAGCGACGGATCAACTCTTGGACAAGATTTTGCTCGATGCTAGCAACCTCATGACCAATCACTTCTCTTTGAGTGATTAA
- a CDS encoding endonuclease MutS2: MNKKILDILEFDKVKQLFEPYLQTEQGEMELAALTPTDKKESIETAFMELEDMEQILLEEPRFAVSTIQDVRPVAKRLEMEASLNIDELLALKAVLRVTHELKDFYDNLENVRLERLNRLFDNLVDLPRLQGGLQAINEGGFVESFASEKLAKIRRRIQENEHQVREILQDLLKSKADMLADAVIASRNGRNVLPVKNTYRNRIAGVVHDISASGNTVYIEPRAVVNLNEEIANHRADERYEIIQILEELSDTLRPHAAEIANNAWIIGHLDLIKAKYRFMRDYKAVVPEVSSNRSIQLLQLRHPLIENAVANDLHFTEDLTEIVITGPNTGGKTIMLKTLGLAQIMAQSGLPILADQGSRVGIFSQVFADIGDEQSIEQSLSTFSSHMTNIVSILNQVDTASLILLDELGAGTDPQEGAGLAIAILEDLRLRGIKTMATTHYPELKAYGIETAGVQNASMEFDTASLRPTYRFMQGVPGRSNAFEIARRLGLSETIIQDAMKMTNTDNDVNQIIEKLEAQTLESRKRLDTIQEVEQENLKFNRALRKLYNELTRERETELNKAREEAKEIVDMALSESDRILQGLHAKSQLKPHEIIEAKAQLKKLAPETVDLSKNKVLKKAKKARAPKVGDEILVISYGQRGTLVKQLKDGRWEAQVGLIKMTLEEKEFNLIKAEKEAAQPKKRQVNVVKRSNTSGPRARLDLRGKRYEEAMQELDGFIDQALLNNMAQVDIIHGIGTGVIREGVTKYLRRNKHVKSFEYAPQNAGGSGATIVTFKG; this comes from the coding sequence ATGAACAAAAAAATCTTAGATATTCTGGAGTTTGACAAGGTCAAGCAACTCTTTGAACCCTATCTACAGACAGAACAAGGGGAGATGGAGCTAGCAGCCCTTACTCCAACTGATAAAAAAGAAAGCATCGAAACGGCCTTTATGGAGCTAGAAGATATGGAACAGATCCTCTTGGAAGAGCCTCGCTTTGCCGTGTCGACCATTCAAGATGTCCGTCCAGTGGCCAAGCGTTTGGAGATGGAGGCATCCCTCAATATCGATGAATTACTAGCGCTAAAAGCTGTTCTTCGGGTGACACATGAGCTTAAGGATTTCTACGACAACTTGGAAAATGTCCGTCTGGAAAGGCTCAATCGCCTCTTTGACAACTTGGTGGATTTACCACGCCTACAAGGTGGGCTTCAAGCTATCAACGAAGGAGGTTTTGTCGAGTCTTTTGCCAGCGAAAAATTGGCCAAAATTCGTCGTCGAATCCAGGAAAATGAACACCAGGTCAGAGAGATTCTACAAGATCTGCTGAAAAGCAAGGCCGATATGTTGGCGGATGCTGTGATTGCTAGTCGGAATGGCCGCAATGTTCTACCCGTAAAAAATACCTATCGCAACCGGATTGCAGGGGTGGTCCACGATATCTCAGCCAGCGGGAATACTGTTTATATCGAGCCTCGAGCAGTCGTCAATCTTAATGAAGAAATTGCCAACCATCGAGCAGATGAACGGTATGAAATCATTCAGATTCTGGAGGAATTGTCTGACACCCTGCGCCCTCACGCAGCAGAGATTGCTAACAACGCTTGGATTATCGGTCATTTGGACTTGATCAAGGCCAAGTATCGCTTTATGCGCGATTATAAGGCAGTGGTACCAGAGGTTAGCAGCAATCGCTCTATTCAGCTCTTGCAACTACGTCATCCCTTGATTGAAAATGCCGTCGCGAATGACCTGCATTTTACTGAGGACTTGACAGAAATTGTGATTACCGGTCCCAATACAGGTGGTAAAACCATCATGCTAAAAACGCTGGGACTAGCGCAAATTATGGCCCAGTCTGGTCTTCCCATCCTAGCGGATCAAGGTAGTCGTGTGGGCATCTTCTCACAGGTCTTTGCAGATATTGGAGATGAACAATCGATCGAGCAGAGCTTGTCGACCTTCTCCAGTCATATGACCAATATCGTATCTATCTTGAATCAAGTGGATACCGCCTCCTTGATCCTTCTGGATGAGTTGGGGGCTGGAACCGATCCTCAAGAGGGGGCGGGCCTTGCGATTGCTATCCTAGAAGACCTGCGTTTACGCGGGATTAAGACCATGGCGACAACCCACTATCCAGAGCTCAAGGCCTACGGAATTGAGACTGCAGGAGTGCAAAATGCCAGTATGGAATTTGACACAGCGAGTCTGCGTCCAACCTATCGCTTCATGCAAGGAGTTCCTGGTCGCTCCAATGCCTTTGAAATTGCCCGCCGTTTGGGCTTGTCTGAGACCATTATCCAGGATGCCATGAAGATGACCAATACGGATAATGATGTCAATCAGATTATTGAAAAATTAGAGGCGCAGACCTTAGAAAGTCGCAAGCGCTTGGATACCATTCAAGAGGTCGAACAAGAAAATCTCAAATTCAATCGCGCTCTTCGAAAACTCTATAACGAACTGACCCGAGAGAGAGAAACAGAGCTCAATAAGGCGAGAGAAGAGGCCAAGGAAATTGTGGACATGGCCCTCTCAGAGAGTGACCGTATCCTTCAAGGGCTTCACGCTAAATCCCAGTTAAAACCACATGAGATCATTGAGGCCAAGGCTCAGTTGAAAAAACTAGCGCCTGAAACCGTCGACCTTTCTAAAAACAAGGTCTTGAAAAAAGCCAAAAAGGCGCGTGCTCCTAAGGTAGGAGATGAAATCTTGGTTATCAGCTATGGCCAACGCGGAACCCTGGTCAAGCAACTCAAAGATGGTCGCTGGGAGGCGCAAGTCGGCTTGATCAAGATGACCTTGGAAGAAAAAGAATTCAACCTCATCAAGGCTGAAAAAGAAGCGGCTCAACCTAAGAAACGCCAGGTGAATGTCGTCAAACGTTCGAACACGAGTGGGCCGAGAGCGCGTCTGGACCTCCGTGGAAAACGCTATGAAGAGGCCATGCAAGAGCTAGATGGCTTTATCGATCAGGCTCTGCTCAACAACATGGCCCAAGTCGATATCATCCACGGGATCGGGACGGGAGTCATCCGTGAAGGGGTGACAAAATACCTCCGCCGCAACAAGCATGTCAAGAGTTTTGAATATGCCCCACAAAATGCAGGTGGAAGCGGCGCAACCATTGTCACGTTTAAAGGCTAA
- a CDS encoding CvpA family protein, with the protein MLTFLILLILAWSFYIGYARGIILQSYYFLVTLVALLIAGGSYKGLAKVLSLWVPFSSPTQQSVNYFYANRYLFQLDDIFYAGLAYVLIFAMIYLIGRVIGIFMHLVPQPEKLEDRKYQIGAGVIAVVITLLVIQMGLTVLSTVPMASIQNRLNASGLIRFIILHTPISSSLFHNLWVTAIIGA; encoded by the coding sequence ATGTTAACTTTCTTAATCTTATTGATTTTGGCATGGAGCTTTTATATTGGCTATGCAAGAGGGATTATCCTCCAGTCCTATTATTTTCTAGTGACCTTAGTGGCCCTCTTGATTGCAGGTGGCAGCTACAAGGGACTGGCCAAGGTGTTGTCTCTATGGGTTCCTTTTTCGAGTCCCACCCAGCAATCGGTGAATTATTTTTATGCCAACCGCTACCTATTTCAATTAGATGACATCTTTTATGCAGGTTTAGCTTATGTGTTGATTTTTGCGATGATCTACCTGATTGGTCGTGTGATCGGGATCTTTATGCACTTGGTACCCCAGCCAGAAAAACTGGAGGATCGCAAGTATCAAATTGGAGCGGGGGTGATCGCCGTCGTGATAACTCTTTTGGTCATTCAAATGGGCTTGACTGTCCTCTCAACGGTTCCCATGGCTTCCATCCAAAATAGACTCAATGCAAGTGGATTGATCCGCTTTATCATCCTTCATACCCCGATCAGTTCCAGTCTGTTCCACAACTTGTGGGTGACTGCGATTATCGGAGCTTAA
- the rnhC gene encoding ribonuclease HIII, translated as MESMTLTPTQEQILDFVHTYRRSLSQSKNPHMDYFFRLEGATVSIYKSGKVLLQGNDLTPYLAFFGQDAENPKGSTTSSAGQDLAMIGTDEVGNGSYFGGLTVVASFVTPDQHDWLKKLGVGDSKTLDDRKIQQLAPLLEENIQHQALLLSPKKYNEVIASGYNAVSVKVALHNQAIYLLLNKGIQAERIVIDAFTTAKNYQKYVKAEKNQVTQAIELEEKAESKYLAVAVSSIIARNLFLQNLEDLGKELGFNLPSGAGAKSDQVAAKLLQTYGMKALGYCAKLHFKNTEKAKKLLER; from the coding sequence ATGGAAAGTATGACACTCACTCCAACACAGGAGCAAATCCTTGATTTTGTCCATACCTATCGCCGTTCTCTCTCTCAAAGCAAGAATCCTCATATGGATTATTTCTTTCGACTAGAGGGAGCGACCGTTTCGATCTACAAGTCTGGAAAAGTCTTGCTTCAGGGCAATGACCTGACTCCTTACCTGGCCTTTTTCGGGCAAGATGCTGAGAACCCTAAAGGTTCTACTACTTCATCTGCAGGACAAGATTTAGCCATGATCGGAACCGACGAGGTTGGAAACGGCTCTTATTTTGGTGGACTCACCGTCGTTGCATCCTTTGTCACACCTGACCAGCACGACTGGCTAAAAAAGCTCGGTGTTGGGGATTCAAAGACCTTGGATGATCGAAAAATTCAGCAATTGGCTCCTCTCCTTGAGGAAAACATCCAGCACCAAGCACTCTTATTGTCTCCAAAGAAGTACAATGAAGTCATTGCTTCTGGCTACAATGCTGTTTCGGTCAAAGTGGCCCTGCACAATCAGGCTATCTATCTTCTATTGAATAAAGGAATCCAAGCAGAACGAATTGTGATCGATGCCTTTACGACGGCTAAAAACTACCAAAAATACGTGAAAGCTGAAAAAAATCAGGTCACCCAAGCCATTGAGTTGGAAGAAAAAGCAGAAAGCAAATATTTAGCGGTTGCAGTTAGTTCCATCATCGCCCGCAATCTCTTCCTTCAAAATCTAGAAGATCTGGGCAAGGAACTGGGCTTTAATCTCCCTAGTGGAGCAGGGGCGAAGTCAGACCAAGTCGCTGCTAAATTGCTTCAGACCTACGGGATGAAGGCTCTGGGTTATTGTGCCAAACTCCATTTTAAAAACACAGAAAAAGCAAAGAAATTACTAGAAAGATAA
- the lepB gene encoding signal peptidase I yields the protein MSKRSSKQSSSSPVVRFLKEWGLFSIIVGLIIASRIYLWAPVKVDGHSMDPTLADSEYLLVVNHLSIDRFDIVVANEKDDDGKTKDIVKRVIGLPGDTIQYDNDTLYINGKKTNEPYLKDYIARFKKDKLQSTYTGKGFEENGELFRQLANTAQAFTVDKDGNPKFTLKLLDDEYLLLGDDRIVSKDSRQVGAFKKEQIKGQAVFRLWPIYPFKTY from the coding sequence ATGTCAAAAAGAAGTTCAAAACAGTCATCTAGCTCACCAGTGGTGAGATTCCTTAAAGAATGGGGCCTCTTCAGTATTATTGTTGGTCTCATTATCGCCTCTCGCATCTACCTCTGGGCTCCGGTCAAGGTGGACGGCCATTCGATGGATCCAACCCTAGCAGATAGCGAGTATCTCCTTGTGGTCAACCACCTCTCAATTGATCGTTTCGACATTGTCGTTGCCAATGAAAAAGACGACGACGGCAAAACCAAGGACATTGTCAAGCGGGTCATCGGTCTTCCTGGAGATACCATCCAATACGATAACGATACCCTCTACATCAATGGGAAAAAGACCAATGAGCCCTATTTGAAAGACTACATTGCTCGTTTCAAAAAAGATAAATTGCAATCGACCTACACTGGAAAAGGGTTCGAAGAAAACGGAGAACTCTTCCGCCAATTGGCCAATACAGCCCAAGCTTTTACAGTAGACAAGGATGGCAATCCTAAATTTACCTTGAAGTTGCTCGACGATGAATACCTCCTACTTGGAGATGACCGGATCGTTTCAAAAGATAGCCGTCAGGTCGGAGCTTTCAAGAAAGAACAAATCAAAGGGCAAGCCGTCTTTAGACTATGGCCGATCTACCCTTTCAAAACTTATTAG
- a CDS encoding ATP-dependent RecD-like DNA helicase has translation MEYYFSGTIERIIFENPSSFFRILLLDISDTDAENFNDFEIIVTGTMADIMEGEDYTFWGELVHHPKYGEQLKISRYERAKPSSKGLVKYFSSDHFKGIGLKTAQKIVDLYGDDTIDKILEAPEKLEEITGLSKKNRLAFVEKLRQNYGTERILAQLANYGIPNKLAFQIQDFYKEETLQIVEQQPYQLVEDIQGMGFKIADQLAEELGIASDAPERFRAGLIHSLFSYSIETGNTYIEAKDLLRYTIDLLESARPIELDPSTVAQELGRLIEEDKVQNVDTKIFDNSLFFAEEGIRSHIGRLLEKGKQASFEAEKINRAIEAVEKDLGIRYDAIQKEAIHQAIQNKVFILTGGPGTGKTTVINGMISVYAQLHQLDLRKKQDLPILLAAPTGRAARRMNELTGLPSATIHRHLGMTGDDDTSHLEDYLDADFIIVDEFSMVDTWLANQLLSNIATDTKLLIVGDADQLPSVSPGQVLADLLQIPSIPQTKLEHIFRQSEDSTIVSLAGDIRQGKLPQDFTERKADRSYFEAGSEHIPKMIEQITSAALRSQIPARDIQVLAPMYKGQAGIDNINTLMQDLLNPAVKDQVVFDTPDCQYRDGDKVIHLVNDAESNVFNGDIGYITDLLPGKYTESKQDELTIQFDGNEIVYPRNEWYKIRLAYAMSIHKSQGSEFPVVILPITNQSHRMLQRNLIYTAITRSKSKLILLGEYSAFDFATKNTGTARKTYLVERFKELDGGEATTDYSSSLATASATVESARSKEETVETKAETSKPTVYRLTEDNLHTISPMIGLTEEEIAAFFDIKKDD, from the coding sequence ATGGAATATTATTTTTCTGGTACTATTGAGCGCATTATTTTTGAAAATCCTAGCAGTTTTTTTCGAATCCTCTTGCTCGATATCAGCGATACCGATGCCGAAAACTTTAATGATTTTGAGATTATTGTGACGGGCACCATGGCAGATATCATGGAAGGCGAAGACTACACCTTCTGGGGGGAGCTGGTCCATCATCCTAAATACGGAGAGCAGCTCAAAATCAGTCGCTATGAACGTGCCAAACCCTCTAGCAAGGGCTTAGTGAAATATTTTTCTAGTGATCACTTTAAAGGAATTGGTCTCAAAACAGCCCAAAAAATCGTGGACCTCTATGGGGACGATACCATTGACAAAATTTTGGAGGCCCCTGAAAAATTAGAAGAAATCACAGGCCTCTCCAAGAAAAACCGCCTGGCTTTTGTAGAAAAACTCCGTCAGAATTACGGGACAGAGCGCATTCTCGCCCAACTAGCCAACTATGGCATTCCCAATAAATTGGCCTTTCAGATCCAAGACTTTTATAAAGAAGAAACCCTCCAGATCGTGGAGCAACAGCCCTACCAATTGGTGGAAGATATCCAAGGCATGGGCTTTAAAATCGCGGACCAATTGGCAGAAGAATTGGGCATTGCTAGTGACGCTCCTGAGCGTTTCCGCGCGGGTCTGATCCACAGCCTCTTTAGCTACTCTATCGAGACTGGAAATACCTATATCGAAGCCAAGGATCTCCTGCGCTATACCATTGACCTGTTAGAATCAGCTCGGCCAATAGAATTGGATCCTTCCACTGTCGCCCAAGAATTAGGACGCCTCATTGAGGAAGACAAGGTTCAAAATGTGGACACCAAGATCTTTGACAACAGCCTCTTCTTTGCGGAGGAAGGCATTCGCAGCCATATTGGTCGATTGTTGGAAAAAGGAAAGCAAGCTTCATTTGAAGCCGAGAAAATCAACCGGGCTATCGAGGCGGTTGAAAAAGATCTGGGGATTCGCTACGATGCCATTCAAAAAGAGGCCATTCACCAGGCTATCCAAAACAAGGTCTTTATCCTCACTGGGGGTCCTGGGACAGGAAAGACTACCGTTATTAATGGGATGATCAGTGTCTATGCCCAACTCCACCAACTGGATCTTCGCAAGAAACAAGACCTGCCGATCCTCTTGGCTGCTCCAACGGGACGGGCAGCTAGGCGCATGAATGAGCTGACAGGACTTCCGAGCGCCACCATCCACCGCCATTTGGGGATGACAGGAGATGATGACACCAGCCACTTAGAGGACTATCTGGATGCAGACTTTATCATTGTGGACGAATTTTCCATGGTTGATACCTGGCTGGCTAATCAATTACTTAGCAACATTGCAACGGATACGAAACTCTTGATTGTGGGAGATGCCGACCAATTACCTTCCGTCAGCCCTGGTCAGGTCTTGGCTGATCTCTTGCAGATTCCGAGCATCCCTCAGACCAAACTGGAACATATTTTCCGACAGAGTGAGGACTCGACCATTGTCTCACTAGCAGGAGATATTCGCCAGGGCAAGCTTCCTCAAGATTTCACAGAACGAAAAGCCGACCGCTCTTATTTCGAAGCCGGAAGCGAACACATCCCTAAGATGATCGAACAAATCACTTCTGCTGCCCTTCGTAGTCAAATCCCTGCTCGAGATATCCAAGTCTTGGCACCCATGTACAAGGGCCAGGCCGGCATTGACAATATCAATACGCTCATGCAAGACCTTCTCAATCCAGCTGTCAAAGATCAGGTCGTCTTTGACACGCCAGACTGCCAATACCGCGATGGAGACAAGGTCATCCATCTGGTCAATGATGCAGAAAGCAATGTCTTTAACGGAGATATCGGCTACATTACCGATCTTCTCCCAGGAAAATATACAGAATCCAAGCAAGATGAATTGACTATCCAATTTGATGGCAATGAAATCGTCTACCCGCGCAATGAATGGTACAAGATTCGCTTAGCCTATGCGATGAGTATTCACAAATCGCAAGGAAGCGAATTTCCTGTGGTGATTTTACCCATTACCAATCAAAGCCACCGGATGTTGCAGCGTAATTTGATCTATACCGCCATCACGCGCTCAAAGAGCAAGCTGATTCTCTTAGGAGAATACAGCGCCTTTGATTTCGCTACTAAAAATACAGGTACAGCGCGCAAGACCTATTTGGTTGAACGCTTCAAGGAACTGGACGGAGGCGAAGCAACCACAGACTATTCTTCATCCCTTGCAACGGCTTCTGCTACAGTCGAATCTGCACGAAGCAAGGAAGAAACTGTTGAAACGAAAGCAGAGACGTCTAAACCTACTGTCTATCGACTAACAGAAGACAATCTCCACACCATCTCGCCTATGATTGGACTAACAGAAGAAGAGATTGCAGCCTTCTTTGATATCAAAAAAGACGACTAG